A single region of the Yersinia entomophaga genome encodes:
- the gpW gene encoding gpW family head-tail joining protein has product MFDANTSLLAGAMTRAQLQEALTRAQQAYIELSSGAKGVSFSYAQGDGTRSVTYQQTDISGLVGLIQLLQAQLGIVKRPRRALRFRY; this is encoded by the coding sequence ATGTTCGATGCAAACACCAGCCTGTTGGCTGGTGCGATGACTCGCGCCCAATTACAGGAAGCATTAACCCGCGCGCAGCAGGCTTATATCGAGTTGTCATCCGGCGCTAAAGGGGTGTCGTTTTCTTATGCACAGGGTGATGGCACTCGGTCAGTGACCTATCAACAGACAGATATCAGTGGCCTTGTGGGGCTTATTCAGCTTTTGCAGGCTCAGTTAGGCATCGTTAAGCGTCCACGCAGGGCGCTGAGGTTTCGTTACTGA
- a CDS encoding phage portal protein, whose translation MKNEVRILGPDGRPLAPSRSRASMLNGSGGVPYDAADSFSDSMANWQPALWSPDNEINIYRDRVVSRVRDMVRNDGWASGSVTRILDNAVGADFRPLAKVDYRTLALITGNKAFDAKWADEYGRAVESGWRTWANDPGRYSDVERKKTVSQMLRLAFRHKLTDGDALCVMQYRPDRLGHGRAQYATAMQVVDPDRLCNPQQNFDMPTIRGGVEIDADGVPVAYHIRKAHMGDWWSGAATMTWERIPRETPWGRPIVIHDFDAERASQHRGISIFTPIVQRLKMLIKYDQVELESSILNSVFAAYITSPYDPQLVGDALDNDDVSKYQDLRREFHDEKRISLQSGARIPILAPGESMTTLNAARPTSNFTAFESAALRNVAAALGISTQQLTQDWSDVNYSSARSAMLEAWKTLTRRRDDFAAGIAQPVLSCFIEELHDLGEVPLPTGAPDFLAAKAAYCRAQWMGPGRGWVDPVAEKKGAILGMEAGLSTLEMEAAENVGEDWEELLDQRQRERQAYIERDLPIPTWLQAETFAPDQQQKPEAP comes from the coding sequence ATGAAAAATGAAGTGAGGATATTGGGGCCGGATGGCCGCCCACTGGCACCCTCACGCTCCCGTGCATCCATGCTAAACGGATCGGGTGGTGTGCCTTACGACGCTGCTGATTCATTCAGCGATTCAATGGCTAACTGGCAACCGGCGCTATGGTCGCCGGATAATGAAATTAATATTTATCGTGACCGGGTGGTTTCCCGCGTTCGCGATATGGTGCGTAACGATGGCTGGGCGTCTGGCAGTGTTACGCGCATTCTGGATAACGCTGTTGGGGCGGATTTTCGTCCACTGGCTAAAGTGGATTATCGCACTCTGGCGTTGATTACCGGCAATAAAGCCTTCGATGCCAAATGGGCAGATGAATATGGCCGCGCGGTGGAATCGGGGTGGCGTACTTGGGCAAATGATCCGGGGCGCTATAGCGATGTGGAGCGCAAGAAAACCGTCTCCCAGATGTTGCGACTGGCCTTTCGCCACAAACTGACGGACGGCGATGCGCTGTGCGTCATGCAATATCGCCCCGATCGTCTTGGTCACGGACGGGCGCAATATGCAACCGCGATGCAGGTGGTTGACCCAGACCGGTTGTGTAATCCGCAGCAGAATTTTGATATGCCGACTATTCGCGGTGGCGTGGAAATCGATGCAGATGGCGTGCCGGTGGCCTACCACATCCGCAAGGCTCATATGGGTGACTGGTGGAGTGGTGCGGCAACCATGACCTGGGAGCGTATTCCCCGTGAAACGCCGTGGGGACGTCCGATTGTTATTCATGATTTTGACGCAGAGCGGGCTTCCCAACATCGGGGCATCAGTATTTTTACCCCGATAGTGCAGCGGCTGAAAATGTTGATTAAGTACGACCAGGTTGAACTGGAATCTTCCATTCTGAATTCCGTGTTTGCCGCCTATATCACCTCACCCTATGACCCTCAGTTAGTCGGTGATGCGCTGGATAACGATGATGTCAGCAAGTATCAGGATCTGCGCCGAGAGTTTCATGATGAGAAGCGAATTTCTCTGCAGTCCGGCGCGCGTATTCCCATTCTTGCACCGGGGGAGTCCATGACCACGCTTAACGCGGCCAGACCCACCAGTAACTTCACGGCGTTTGAAAGCGCCGCTTTGCGCAATGTAGCGGCGGCACTGGGCATTTCCACCCAGCAGTTAACGCAGGACTGGTCTGATGTGAATTACAGTTCAGCCCGTTCAGCCATGCTGGAGGCGTGGAAAACCCTGACCCGACGACGAGATGACTTTGCCGCGGGGATCGCCCAGCCGGTGTTGTCGTGTTTTATCGAAGAGTTACATGATTTAGGCGAAGTCCCGCTGCCCACTGGTGCGCCGGATTTTCTGGCGGCGAAAGCGGCGTATTGCCGTGCGCAATGGATGGGGCCGGGTCGTGGCTGGGTCGATCCGGTTGCCGAGAAGAAAGGGGCTATTCTGGGCATGGAAGCCGGGCTATCCACCCTCGAAATGGAGGCGGCCGAAAACGTGGGCGAAGACTGGGAAGAATTGCTGGATCAGCGCCAGCGTGAACGTCAGGCCTATATCGAACGCGATTTACCTATCCCCACCTGGCTGCAAGCCGAAACCTTTGCACCTGACCAACAACAAAAACCGGAGGCACCGTGA
- a CDS encoding S49 family peptidase, with protein sequence MNLPHLAQRLFNTPLALHPRKAEVVMAALTDRFGLTRIQSSTDWGDDDDEVFTRKGRDTGYDVVEGIAIIPIQGTLVQKLGSLRPYSGMTGYDGIRACFLRALEDKTVKGICLDIDSPGGEVAGCFDLVDEIYASRGQKPIWAILSENAYSAAYALASAADRIVVPRTGGVGSVGVIVMHVDWSQRIKADGLQVTIITYGDRKAESNPYTPLSEEAQKSIQSDVDEMGRLFVSTVARNRGIAEKTIRDTQAACLLAADGVQLGLADEVASPDTAFRDLLNQVGEE encoded by the coding sequence GTGAATTTACCGCACTTGGCTCAGCGGCTGTTCAATACCCCGCTGGCGCTACATCCGCGCAAAGCGGAAGTGGTGATGGCCGCGCTGACCGACAGATTCGGCCTGACCCGCATTCAGTCCAGTACTGACTGGGGTGACGACGATGATGAAGTTTTTACCCGCAAAGGCCGGGATACCGGCTATGACGTCGTGGAGGGGATTGCCATCATTCCTATTCAGGGCACCTTGGTGCAGAAACTGGGGAGTTTGCGCCCCTACAGTGGCATGACGGGCTATGACGGCATCCGCGCCTGTTTTCTCCGGGCGCTGGAGGACAAAACCGTCAAGGGTATTTGTCTGGATATTGATTCGCCCGGCGGTGAAGTCGCGGGCTGTTTTGATTTGGTCGATGAAATCTATGCTTCTCGTGGGCAAAAGCCTATCTGGGCCATTCTGTCAGAGAATGCCTATTCGGCGGCTTACGCGCTGGCGAGTGCCGCCGACCGGATCGTGGTACCGCGAACCGGTGGTGTGGGGTCGGTGGGCGTGATTGTGATGCATGTGGATTGGTCGCAGCGTATCAAAGCCGATGGCCTGCAGGTCACCATCATTACCTACGGCGATCGCAAGGCTGAATCTAACCCTTACACCCCATTAAGCGAAGAGGCGCAGAAATCCATTCAGTCTGATGTTGATGAGATGGGGCGCTTATTTGTGAGTACCGTTGCCCGCAATCGCGGGATAGCAGAAAAAACCATTCGGGATACCCAGGCCGCCTGCCTATTGGCCGCTGACGGGGTGCAACTGGGGCTGGCTGATGAAGTGGCCTCACCGGATACCGCATTCCGCGATTTATTAAACCAAGTTGGAGAAGAGTAA
- a CDS encoding head decoration protein has protein sequence MNEIGQNSFTPGVTQAVFVPDQLVSGPLQLVTDTVSLSAGVLLRGTVLGQITTTKAYIQSVKTATDGSQVPCAILVDNADATTGAVQAGVYLMGEFNQHRVIFDDSWTLADLAVALRPYSIFLRDSLTASNT, from the coding sequence ATGAATGAGATAGGACAGAATAGTTTTACTCCCGGCGTCACTCAGGCGGTTTTTGTTCCGGATCAACTGGTCAGTGGGCCTCTGCAACTTGTCACTGATACCGTCAGCCTTTCTGCGGGTGTTCTGCTACGCGGTACGGTTTTGGGGCAAATCACGACGACTAAAGCCTATATCCAATCGGTTAAAACGGCGACGGATGGCAGTCAAGTACCTTGCGCTATTTTGGTTGATAACGCCGATGCCACGACTGGTGCAGTTCAGGCTGGGGTTTATCTGATGGGCGAGTTTAATCAACATCGGGTTATTTTTGATGACAGCTGGACGCTGGCCGATCTTGCTGTGGCTCTTCGTCCGTATTCTATTTTCCTCCGTGACAGCCTGACCGCCTCTAATACCTAA
- a CDS encoding major capsid protein, with amino-acid sequence MNIFDTNVLVQTVPNLKTSQNFLLDRFFPNVVTSDTEFVSIDVDVGQRRMAPFVSPLVQGKLVESRRLQTNTFKPPYIKDKRAPDLRKPIRRQIGERIGGEYTAAEREMLNLQFEMADQIDMVNRRLEWMAANALASGTITVTGEGFDTTVIDFGRSAALTVALSGSDKWPMVVAAGATNDKPSQDIELWQTQVLKDSGAVVTDLVFTTSSWRAFRLDTTIKDNAIVFPALSPFGNQIDAGARVGKGAVYKGRWGQFDLWLYNDWYIDPVDGVEKPMLPDGVVIMSGADLMGTRSFAAILDPAFNYGPMAYAPKSWLQEDPAQRFLLMQSSPLVIPSRVNATLCAKVV; translated from the coding sequence ATGAATATTTTTGATACCAATGTGCTGGTGCAAACTGTCCCCAACCTGAAAACCTCACAAAACTTTTTACTGGATCGATTTTTCCCCAATGTTGTGACCTCTGACACAGAGTTTGTGTCTATCGATGTGGATGTGGGCCAGCGTCGAATGGCGCCATTTGTTTCGCCGCTGGTGCAGGGCAAGCTGGTAGAAAGTCGCCGTCTGCAAACCAATACCTTCAAACCGCCTTATATCAAAGATAAGCGCGCACCTGATCTGCGTAAGCCAATCCGTCGCCAGATTGGTGAGCGGATTGGTGGCGAGTACACCGCCGCCGAGCGTGAAATGCTAAATCTGCAATTCGAAATGGCCGATCAGATCGATATGGTCAACCGCCGACTGGAGTGGATGGCCGCCAATGCGCTGGCGTCCGGTACCATCACCGTCACCGGTGAAGGTTTTGACACCACGGTGATTGATTTTGGTCGTTCTGCCGCGTTAACCGTCGCCCTCAGTGGTAGTGACAAATGGCCGATGGTGGTTGCGGCAGGGGCAACCAACGACAAGCCTTCGCAAGATATTGAGTTGTGGCAGACTCAGGTACTGAAAGACTCTGGTGCAGTCGTGACCGACCTGGTGTTTACCACCTCGTCATGGCGCGCGTTCCGACTGGATACCACCATCAAAGACAACGCCATCGTCTTCCCGGCATTAAGCCCGTTTGGCAATCAGATTGATGCCGGTGCGCGCGTGGGCAAAGGCGCGGTGTATAAAGGCCGTTGGGGTCAGTTTGATTTGTGGCTCTATAACGATTGGTACATTGACCCGGTTGATGGGGTTGAGAAACCGATGCTGCCGGATGGCGTGGTCATTATGTCCGGTGCCGATTTGATGGGAACGCGCAGCTTTGCCGCTATTCTCGATCCGGCCTTCAACTATGGTCCCATGGCCTATGCGCCGAAAAGCTGGCTTCAGGAAGATCCGGCTCAACGTTTCTTGCTGATGCAATCTTCCCCGCTGGTGATTCCAAGCCGGGTCAATGCCACTCTCTGCGCAAAGGTGGTGTGA
- a CDS encoding head-tail joining protein, which yields MGIHWDQHLLAPLHSVFGDPVEYRPTRGTPYTVSGIFDRAYTQDIEPLDDGCTINTTKPVLGVRDSEFRSPPKQGDRVFIAVAGGVTINTLFTVSDVQPDSHGGSKLILNQVKKT from the coding sequence ATGGGCATCCACTGGGATCAGCATCTTCTCGCGCCACTGCATTCGGTATTTGGCGATCCGGTTGAATACCGGCCCACACGCGGTACTCCTTACACCGTCAGCGGTATTTTTGACCGGGCGTATACGCAAGATATTGAACCGCTCGATGATGGCTGCACCATCAATACCACTAAGCCGGTTTTAGGCGTAAGAGACAGTGAGTTTCGTTCACCGCCTAAACAGGGTGACCGGGTATTTATTGCTGTGGCCGGTGGCGTGACCATCAATACGCTGTTCACCGTGTCGGACGTTCAGCCCGATAGTCACGGCGGCAGTAAACTGATTCTTAATCAGGTCAAAAAAACATGA
- a CDS encoding DUF2635 domain-containing protein: MIVQPVTGRSVRDPVKGTFLPETGAEVPDNSFWRRRLNDGDVVRVPEPKVKPAPEATQVEKKP, from the coding sequence ATGATTGTACAACCCGTAACCGGTCGATCAGTACGCGATCCGGTGAAGGGCACCTTTTTGCCCGAAACCGGTGCAGAGGTTCCCGACAATTCATTTTGGCGCCGCCGGCTGAATGACGGTGACGTGGTGCGCGTTCCAGAGCCGAAAGTGAAACCCGCGCCTGAAGCCACCCAAGTGGAGAAAAAACCATAA
- a CDS encoding phage tail sheath subtilisin-like domain-containing protein, with protein MTLPFSHIPNNLRTPLFFAEFDNSQANSATTMQRTLIIGQMLATATLPPNVPVLVSSVATVAGLCGAGSMLQGQMAAYLANDTAGEIYILPLSDTEAMAAATGKITVTTPASAMGVISLYIAGIRVQIAVVATDDVATIAKALTAAINAATALPVIATAEAGVITLTAKNKGAHGNTIDVRLNYLGSAGGENTPDSLALTITPMSGGAGAPELDDALANLQDRTFDFIINPYTDTASLNKLKDFLSDSTGRWSYAEQLYGHSFAAQSGTYGQLTAAGELRNDQHASLLGVNGSPTPSYIWSAAYVGAIAQSLRNDPGRPLQTLSIAGVLAPPLASRFTLTERNNLLHSGISTVTVADDGTVQVENIITTYQKNGFGVEDDSYLQIETLFLLMFVTRYMRTQVTSKFARMKLAADGTRFAPGSAIITPNVIRAELIAQYQALEFNGYVQDAKGFAKGLIVEKSASNPNRVDVLWTGVLINQLRIFAVLNQFRLQASA; from the coding sequence ATGACCCTTCCTTTTAGCCATATTCCGAACAACCTGCGGACGCCGCTTTTCTTCGCCGAGTTTGATAATTCTCAGGCAAACTCGGCAACCACCATGCAGCGCACCTTAATTATCGGGCAAATGCTGGCAACGGCCACACTTCCACCCAATGTACCGGTACTGGTTTCTTCTGTGGCCACCGTGGCCGGGTTATGCGGTGCGGGTTCGATGTTGCAGGGGCAAATGGCCGCGTATCTGGCCAATGACACCGCCGGTGAGATTTATATCTTACCCTTGAGTGATACAGAGGCGATGGCGGCAGCAACCGGAAAAATCACGGTCACCACCCCGGCATCGGCCATGGGGGTGATCTCGCTGTATATCGCCGGTATTCGGGTGCAGATTGCGGTGGTGGCCACTGATGACGTTGCCACCATTGCTAAGGCGCTGACCGCAGCAATTAATGCGGCCACGGCTTTACCCGTGATAGCGACGGCGGAGGCGGGGGTGATTACCTTAACCGCCAAAAATAAAGGTGCTCACGGCAACACGATTGATGTGCGCCTGAACTATCTGGGCAGTGCCGGTGGGGAAAATACGCCGGACAGTCTGGCGTTGACGATCACCCCGATGTCGGGCGGTGCCGGTGCGCCGGAGCTGGATGATGCCCTGGCTAATTTGCAGGATCGCACCTTTGATTTCATCATCAATCCGTACACCGATACGGCGTCTCTGAATAAACTCAAAGACTTTTTATCGGACAGTACCGGTCGTTGGAGTTACGCCGAACAGTTGTATGGTCACAGCTTTGCCGCCCAATCGGGCACTTACGGCCAACTGACGGCAGCTGGGGAATTACGTAACGATCAGCATGCCTCCCTATTGGGGGTGAATGGCTCGCCAACACCAAGTTACATCTGGTCAGCGGCTTATGTCGGCGCGATTGCACAAAGTTTGCGTAACGATCCGGGGCGTCCGTTGCAAACGCTGAGTATCGCCGGTGTGCTGGCTCCGCCACTGGCCAGCCGCTTTACTCTGACCGAGCGTAATAACCTGCTGCATAGCGGCATATCCACGGTCACGGTGGCCGATGACGGTACGGTGCAAGTGGAGAATATCATTACCACCTACCAGAAAAACGGATTTGGCGTAGAGGATGACAGCTATTTGCAGATTGAAACGCTGTTTTTGCTGATGTTTGTTACTCGCTATATGCGAACTCAAGTGACCTCGAAATTTGCCCGCATGAAACTCGCTGCTGACGGTACCCGTTTCGCCCCCGGATCAGCCATTATCACGCCCAACGTGATCCGCGCCGAGTTGATTGCCCAGTATCAGGCGCTGGAATTTAACGGCTATGTGCAGGATGCGAAAGGTTTTGCCAAAGGGTTGATTGTCGAAAAGAGCGCCAGCAACCCCAATCGGGTCGATGTGCTGTGGACCGGCGTCCTGATTAATCAGTTACGTATTTTTGCTGTTCTTAACCAATTCCGCCTGCAGGCGTCAGCATAA
- a CDS encoding phage tail tube protein — translation MGDTRNRLAGTAFVTVDGLTIMVAGQFKYSPSRVKRETLTGMDGVHGYKETFSAPFIACQIRDSGGTSISDFNEQTNVSIICELANGKTIIGSGMWSVNTQEVDSTEATADIRWEGGSVTEN, via the coding sequence ATGGGTGATACAAGAAACCGTCTGGCCGGTACCGCCTTTGTCACGGTAGACGGACTGACCATCATGGTGGCGGGGCAGTTTAAATACAGCCCGTCACGGGTCAAGCGTGAGACGTTAACCGGCATGGATGGGGTACACGGTTATAAAGAAACCTTCAGCGCCCCGTTTATTGCCTGCCAGATCCGCGACAGCGGGGGCACCTCAATCAGTGATTTTAACGAGCAGACCAACGTCAGCATTATCTGCGAACTGGCGAACGGCAAGACCATTATCGGCAGCGGTATGTGGTCGGTGAACACGCAGGAAGTGGATAGTACGGAAGCGACAGCGGATATTCGCTGGGAAGGCGGCTCGGTCACGGAGAACTAA
- a CDS encoding phage tail assembly protein, translating into MSELERSKTITLVKPISYEANKTTYETIELGEPVLIQVQQFYDEQAKSGALSAMGLLISLVSSVPREAIKKMAFTDYKACEVYMMGFLTYSPPENVG; encoded by the coding sequence ATGTCGGAATTAGAACGCAGTAAAACAATTACGCTGGTTAAGCCTATTAGCTATGAAGCCAACAAGACTACTTATGAAACCATCGAACTCGGTGAGCCGGTACTGATTCAGGTTCAGCAGTTTTATGACGAGCAGGCCAAGTCTGGCGCACTCAGTGCGATGGGATTATTAATTTCTCTGGTGTCCAGTGTGCCGCGTGAGGCCATTAAAAAGATGGCTTTCACCGACTACAAAGCCTGCGAGGTCTACATGATGGGTTTTTTAACCTACTCCCCGCCAGAGAACGTTGGTTAG